The following coding sequences are from one Leptospirales bacterium window:
- a CDS encoding carboxypeptidase regulatory-like domain-containing protein, whose protein sequence is MKTIWNTLLLAALGLGMSATLQARTLQGTVRDAQGRAVAGAIVTAFQGAVAESCYTNGSGSYRLSLNLNDRARLRARHAGFLDAEADEGGALTLRDATPQQRSDALAASAHAATLQWESPEHRNNFVSQCHYCHQIGNALTRNVKDEETWQTTLDRMQGYGALITSSDEEAFRGTLSRYFQGAPVTDRQSHQLDAAAQPAQITEWKLGEADSFLHDAELHPNGRVYAVDMSKDRIYEVDRARNTIVAYDLPPSELPLGGMFAGAYRPLGTFAARHGPHSIQVGPDGKLWTTNSLAAEVMSFDPVSHAFQIFPIPDAIYPHTLRFDRKGMLWFTVALSNKIGRFDPRTQQFTMIELPSHGMWRWLSDALVPTILEVASWFPQKNFQVSLSHHKVSGEGRRVLNLPYGIDVSPLDGSIWYSKLYSGYIGRVDPETLEVEEIESPLGGPRRLRFAPDGMLWIPSFEQGTIMRLDTRTRQFQHYKLPLLAEGEYETPYALGIDPKNGMVWITSNLSDRIFRLDPISGSFTAYPSPTRVTYMRDILFGESGEICSTNSNMPAYAIEGASQKVICLNPTGGATRNR, encoded by the coding sequence ATGAAAACGATCTGGAATACCTTATTGCTGGCAGCGCTCGGCCTCGGCATGAGCGCCACGCTGCAGGCCCGCACGCTGCAGGGTACGGTGCGCGACGCCCAGGGTCGCGCCGTGGCCGGGGCCATTGTCACCGCCTTTCAGGGCGCCGTGGCCGAGTCCTGCTACACCAACGGCAGCGGAAGCTACCGACTCAGTTTGAACTTGAACGATCGCGCCCGGCTGCGGGCGCGTCACGCAGGATTTCTCGATGCCGAGGCCGACGAGGGCGGCGCCCTGACCTTGCGCGACGCCACGCCGCAACAGCGCTCCGATGCGCTTGCGGCCAGCGCCCACGCCGCGACGCTGCAGTGGGAGTCGCCGGAGCATCGCAACAACTTTGTCAGCCAGTGCCACTACTGCCACCAGATTGGCAACGCCCTGACGCGCAACGTCAAGGATGAGGAGACCTGGCAGACGACGCTGGATCGCATGCAGGGCTACGGAGCGCTGATCACCAGTTCGGATGAAGAAGCCTTTCGCGGCACGCTGAGCCGCTATTTTCAGGGCGCGCCAGTGACCGACCGCCAGTCGCACCAGCTGGATGCGGCAGCGCAGCCGGCGCAGATCACCGAATGGAAGCTTGGCGAGGCCGATTCCTTTTTGCACGATGCCGAGTTGCATCCCAATGGCCGGGTCTACGCCGTGGACATGAGCAAAGACCGCATCTACGAGGTGGACCGCGCCCGAAATACAATCGTTGCTTACGATCTGCCGCCCTCCGAGCTGCCGCTGGGCGGCATGTTTGCCGGGGCCTATCGTCCGCTGGGCACTTTTGCCGCGCGCCACGGTCCGCACAGCATCCAGGTCGGTCCCGATGGTAAGCTATGGACAACCAATTCGCTGGCAGCGGAGGTCATGTCCTTTGATCCAGTAAGCCACGCCTTTCAGATTTTTCCCATCCCCGATGCAATCTATCCGCACACGCTGCGCTTTGACCGCAAAGGCATGCTGTGGTTTACCGTGGCGCTTTCCAACAAGATTGGCCGCTTTGATCCGCGCACGCAGCAGTTTACGATGATCGAGTTGCCCTCGCACGGAATGTGGCGCTGGCTGAGCGATGCGCTGGTTCCCACAATTCTGGAAGTGGCCAGCTGGTTTCCACAGAAGAATTTTCAGGTGAGCCTTTCGCACCACAAGGTCAGCGGCGAGGGACGACGCGTCTTGAATCTGCCCTACGGCATCGACGTGAGTCCGCTGGATGGTTCGATCTGGTACAGCAAGCTGTACTCGGGATACATTGGCCGCGTCGATCCGGAGACGCTGGAAGTCGAGGAGATTGAAAGTCCGCTGGGCGGACCGCGTCGCCTGCGTTTTGCGCCGGATGGAATGCTGTGGATTCCATCTTTTGAACAGGGCACAATCATGCGACTGGATACGCGCACGCGCCAGTTCCAGCATTACAAACTGCCGCTGCTGGCAGAAGGCGAGTACGAAACGCCCTATGCGCTGGGCATTGATCCCAAAAACGGAATGGTGTGGATCACATCAAATCTTTCTGATCGCATCTTTCGACTGGATCCAATCAGCGGAAGTTTCACCGCCTACCCCAGCCCGACGCGCGTCACCTACATGCGCGATATCCTTTTTGGCGAAAGCGGCGAGATCTGCAGCACCAACTCCAACATGCCGGCCTACGCCATCGAGGGCGCCAGCCAGAAGGTGATCTGCCTCAACCCGACAGGCGGAGCGACGCGCAATCG
- a CDS encoding AraC family transcriptional regulator, whose amino-acid sequence MLASGLSGGGFEAVTDDAQRRVYLWRDRTLYATTHNHTGWHRHFGASIAVSVAEPFLLETRRSRAEYRAALVPPNLEHRTLAPSTRMAVLIVDPDCAAFRPWLGGLSLTRVQELAASEFATLHLDMQAILEGRADRATVQRCAAGMLASQAQQAPALDLRIQTVLQRIRSSFPDCPSLAALAGEQGLSPNRLMTLFKRNLGLPMRRYFLWLRLRAAARYLDGSGTLTEAAHAAGFADSAHFSRVFQQNFGMRPSDIFRAREAGMLQIMERLEAD is encoded by the coding sequence ATGCTAGCAAGCGGCCTGAGCGGCGGGGGATTCGAAGCAGTGACCGACGATGCGCAGCGACGCGTGTATCTGTGGCGAGATCGCACTCTCTATGCGACCACACACAATCATACCGGCTGGCATCGTCATTTTGGCGCCTCGATTGCCGTCAGCGTGGCCGAACCGTTTCTGCTGGAAACGCGACGCAGCCGCGCTGAATACCGGGCGGCGCTGGTGCCGCCCAATCTCGAACATCGCACCCTGGCGCCTTCCACGCGCATGGCGGTATTGATTGTCGATCCGGACTGCGCCGCCTTTCGACCCTGGCTGGGCGGACTTTCGCTGACGCGCGTGCAGGAGCTGGCGGCGTCCGAGTTTGCCACATTGCACCTTGATATGCAGGCCATTCTCGAGGGACGCGCCGACCGGGCAACGGTGCAGCGCTGCGCCGCAGGCATGCTGGCCAGTCAGGCGCAGCAGGCGCCGGCCCTCGATTTGCGCATCCAGACGGTGCTGCAGCGCATCCGCAGCAGCTTTCCGGATTGTCCCTCGCTGGCCGCGCTGGCTGGCGAACAGGGGCTTTCGCCCAATCGACTGATGACCCTTTTCAAACGCAACCTGGGGCTGCCAATGCGTCGCTACTTTCTGTGGCTGCGCCTGCGCGCTGCGGCGCGCTATCTGGATGGCAGCGGCACGCTGACCGAGGCCGCCCACGCCGCCGGCTTTGCTGATTCAGCGCATTTCAGCCGCGTTTTTCAACAGAACTTTGGCATGCGACCCTCCGATATCTTTCGCGCCCGCGAGGCCGGCATGCTGCAGATCATGGAGCGCCTGGAGGCCGACTAG
- a CDS encoding SMP-30/gluconolaconase/LRE-like region produces the protein MKRVLAVLAAALLSLCGYLYYPRAERAHLVMAESYDIGPTPSGIEAVRAAADDIASHLRHRGDKVPGFDDLILYEDRGFGIATGMDGYFWKIDLASGAAERFAKTPLIAAGAVRDPGDPDRIYACVSRLHGEPEAPDAKVGLYELRLSTRTVQPVLTRTLIPPAYESAPGASGKVYRPEEAPALAVADFNDSNSAPMAFCNDLAVSADGQRIYMTTPYAYAGAAMGGGAFGEAITLARNGLLWQFDRRAGTLALAARDFNFIDGILIEGQGNEKEQSLLITETTKFRIDRLFLNGPRAGAHDTLWEYLPGMPDGMDRDAEGRIWIGIIKKRTGLITFAHRNLWLKYALLNVPQSLLPIPHQTGVLALSPDASQALYYAEYEGEGPQEISVAVPGRSEIYLPNFRKSSRGLYSIPYPAQLQASSRATQNNSGAAR, from the coding sequence ATGAAACGGGTTCTTGCAGTCCTTGCCGCTGCGCTGCTTTCGCTGTGCGGCTACCTCTACTACCCGCGCGCCGAGCGCGCCCATCTGGTGATGGCCGAGTCCTACGACATCGGGCCCACGCCCTCTGGCATCGAGGCCGTGCGCGCCGCAGCCGACGACATTGCCAGCCATCTACGACACCGCGGCGACAAAGTCCCTGGCTTTGACGACCTGATACTTTATGAAGACAGAGGATTTGGCATTGCCACAGGAATGGATGGCTATTTCTGGAAGATCGATCTGGCAAGCGGCGCCGCCGAACGCTTTGCAAAGACGCCCTTGATCGCCGCCGGCGCAGTGCGCGATCCAGGCGACCCGGATCGCATCTACGCTTGCGTATCCAGACTGCACGGCGAGCCAGAGGCGCCGGATGCAAAAGTCGGTCTCTACGAACTGCGTCTTTCGACACGCACAGTGCAGCCGGTGTTAACGCGGACCTTGATTCCGCCGGCCTATGAGTCCGCGCCGGGCGCCAGCGGCAAGGTCTATCGACCGGAAGAAGCGCCGGCGCTTGCCGTGGCCGACTTCAACGACAGCAACTCCGCGCCGATGGCCTTCTGCAATGACCTGGCCGTCTCCGCCGACGGCCAGCGCATCTACATGACCACGCCCTACGCCTATGCCGGCGCGGCGATGGGCGGCGGCGCCTTTGGCGAAGCGATCACATTGGCGCGCAACGGCCTGCTCTGGCAGTTCGATCGTCGCGCTGGCACGCTAGCGCTGGCGGCCCGAGATTTCAACTTCATCGATGGCATCCTGATCGAGGGCCAGGGAAACGAAAAGGAACAGTCGCTGTTGATCACCGAGACCACGAAGTTTCGTATCGATCGACTTTTTCTGAACGGTCCGCGCGCCGGCGCGCACGATACGCTCTGGGAATACCTGCCAGGCATGCCCGATGGCATGGATCGCGATGCAGAGGGTCGTATCTGGATTGGCATCATCAAAAAACGCACCGGCCTGATTACCTTTGCGCACCGCAATCTCTGGCTGAAGTATGCGCTGCTCAATGTTCCACAATCGCTGCTGCCCATTCCGCACCAGACCGGCGTGCTGGCGCTCAGTCCCGATGCATCGCAGGCCCTCTACTATGCGGAGTATGAAGGCGAGGGCCCGCAGGAAATTTCCGTGGCCGTTCCCGGCCGAAGCGAAATCTATCTGCCCAACTTTCGCAAGAGTTCGCGCGGGCTCTACAGTATTCCCTATCCGGCGCAATTGCAGGCATCCAGTCGCGCTACACAGAACAATTCAGGAGCCGCTCGATGA